One window of the Equus caballus isolate H_3958 breed thoroughbred chromosome 2, TB-T2T, whole genome shotgun sequence genome contains the following:
- the CLCN6 gene encoding H(+)/Cl(-) exchange transporter 6 isoform X2: MIHSGAVVGAGLPQFQSISLRKIQFNFPYFRSDRDKRDFVSAGAAAGVAAAFGAPIGGTLFSLEEGSSFWNQGLTWKVLFCSMSATFTLNFFRSGIQFGSWGSFQLPGLLNFGEFKCSDSDKKCHLWTAMDLGFFVVMGVIGGLLGATFNCLNKRLAKYRMRNVHPKPKLVRVLESLLVSLVTTVVVFVASMVLGECRQISSSSQIGNDSSQLQATSEDVNSSIKTFFCPNETYNDMATLFFNPQESAILQLFHQDGTFSPITLALFFVLYFLLACWTYGISVPSGLFVPSLLCGAAFGRLVANVLKSYIGLGHIYSGTFALIGAAAFLGGVVRMTISLTVILIESTNEITYGLPIMITLMVAKWTGDFFSKGIYDIHVGLRGVPLLEWETEVEMDKLRASDIMEPNLTYVYPHTRIQSLVSILRTTVHHAFPVVTENRGNEKEFMKGNQLISNNIKFKKSSILTRAGEQRRRSQSMKSYPSSELRNMCDEHVTSEDPAEKEDLLQQMLERRYTPYPNLYPDQSPSEDWTMEERFRPLTFHGLILRSQLVTLLVRGVCYSESQSSASQPRLSYAEMAEDYPRYPDIHDLDLTLLNPRMIVDVTPYMNPSPFTVSPNTHVSQVFNLFRTMGLRHLPVVNAVGEIVGIITRHNLTYEFLQARLRQHYQTI, encoded by the exons TTTCAGAGCATCTCCTTACGGAAGATCCAGTTTAACTTCCCCTATTTCCGAAGTGACAG AGACAAGCGGGATTTTGTATCAGCCGGGGCGGCTGCCGGAGTCGCCGCAGCTTTCGGGGCTCCCATTGGGGGCACCCTGTTCAGTCTGGAGGAGGGCTCGTCCTTCTGGAACCAAGGACTCACGTGGAAAGTG CTCTTTTGTTCCATGTCTGCCACCTTCACCCTCAACTTCTTTCGTTCTGGGATTCAGTTTGGAAGTTGGGGTTCCTTCCAGCTCCCTGGATTGCTGAACTTCGGCGAGTTTAAG TGCTCTGACTCTGATAAAAAATGTCATCTCTGGACAGCTATGGATTTGGGTTTCTTCGTCGTGATGGGGGTCATTGGGGGCCTCCTGGGAGCCACATTCAACTGTCTGAACAAGAGGCTTGCAAAGTACCGTATGCGAAACGTGCACCCGAAACCTAAGCTCGTCAG AGTCTTAGAGAGCCTCCTGGTGTCTCTGGTAACCACCGTGGTGGTGTTTGTGGCCTCGATGGTGTTAGGAGAGTGCCGACAGATATCTTCTTCGAGTCAAATCGGTAACGACTCGTCCCAGCTCCAG GCCACATCAGAAGACGTGAATTCAAGTATCAAGACCTTTTTTTGTCCCAATGAGACCTACAATGACATGGCCACACTCTTCTTCAATCCCCAGGAGTCTGCCATCCTTCAGCTTTTCCACCAGGATG GTACTTTCAGCCCCATCACTTTGGCCTTATTCTTCGTCCTCTATTTCTTGCTGGCATGTTGGACTTATGGCATTTCTGTTCCAAGTGGCCTTTTTGTGCCGTCCCTTCTGTGTGGAGCTGCTTTTGGACGTTTGGTTGCCAATGTCCTCAAAAg CTACATTGGATTGGGCCACATCTACTCGGGGACCTTCGCCCTGATTGGTGCCGCGGCTTTCTTGGGTGGCGTCGTCCGTATGACCATCAGTCTCACCGTCATCCTGATTGAGTCAACCAACGAGATCACTTATGGGCTTCCCATTATGATCACCCTGATG GTGGCCAAATGGACAGGGGACTTTTTCAGTAAGGGCATTTATGATATCCACGTGGGCCTGCGAGGAGTGCCGCTCCTGGAGTGGGAGACAGAGGTGGAGATGGACAA ACTGAGAGCCAGCGACATCATGGAGCCCAACCTGACCTACGTCTACCCGCACACCCGCATCCAGTCTCTGGTCAGCATCCTGCGCACCACGGTCCACCACGCCTTCCCGGTGGTCACGGAGAACCGGGGCAATGAGAAGGAGTTCATGAAGGGCAACCAGCTCATCAGTAACAACATCAAATTCAAG AAGTCCAGCATCCTCACCCGAGCCGGCGAGCAGCGCAGACGGAGCCAGTCCATGAAGTCCTACCCGTCGAGCGAGCTGCGGAACATGTGCGATGAGCACGTCACCTCCGAGGACCCGGCCGAGAAGGAGGACCTCCTGCAGCAGATGCTCGAGCGGAG ATACACTCCCTACCCCAACCTATACCCTGACCAGTCCCCAAGTGAAGACTGGACCATGGAGGAGCGCTTCCGCCCTCTGACCTTCCACGGCCTCATCCTTCGGTCGCAGCTGGTCACGCTGCTCGTCCGAGGAGTTTGTTATTCTGAAAGTCAGTCG AGTGCCAGCCAGCCACGCCTCTCCTACGCCGAGATGGCCGAGGATTACCCACGGTACCCTGACATCCACGACCTGGACCTGACGCTGCTGAACCCGCGGATGATTGTG GATGTCACGCCATATATGAACCCTTCGCCCTTCACCGTTTCACCGAACACCCACGTCTCCCAGGTGTTCAACCTGTTCAGAACGATGGGCCTGCGGCACCTGCCTGTGGTCAACGCGGTGGGAGAG ATCGTTGGGATCATCACACGACACAACCTGACCTACGAGTTTCTGCAGGCCCGGCTGCGGCAGCACTACCAGACCATCTGA
- the NPPB gene encoding natriuretic peptides B: MDLQMALPRALLLLLFLHLSPLGGRSYPLGGLGPASEQSGIQELLDRLGDSVLEPQAERMTLEPLQQDRGPAEASETRGAAPTGVLGPRTKVLQALRGLRSPKMMRNSGCFGRRLDRIGSFSGLGCNVLRRY; the protein is encoded by the exons ATGGACCTGCAGATGGCGCTGCCCCGGGCACTCCTGCTCCTCCTGTTCTTGCACCTGTCGCCGCTGGGAGGTCGTTCCTACCCACTGGGCGGCCTCGGCCCCGCCTCGGAACAGTCCGGAATACAG GAGCTGCTGGACCGTTTGGGAGACTCCGTCTTGGAGCCGCAGGCAGAGCGGATGACCCTGGAGCCCCTCCAGCAGGACCGTGGCCCCGCAGAAGCCTCGGAGACCCGGGGGGCAGCCCCTACGGGTGTCCTTGGGCCCCGCACGAAGGTCCTCCAGGCCCTGCGGGGACTACGCAGCCCCAAGATGATGCGCAACTCGGGCTGCTTCGGGCGGAGGCTAGACCGGATCGGctccttcagtggcctgggctgcAATG tgCTGAGGAGGTATTAA
- the NPPA gene encoding natriuretic peptides A preproprotein, with protein MGSFSTIMASFLLFLAFQLQGQTRANPVYGSVSNGDLMDFKNLLDRLEDKMPLEDEVMPPQVLSDQSEEERAALSPLPEVPPWTGEVNPAQRDGGALGRGSWDSSDRSALLKSKLRALLAAPRSLRRSSCFGGRMDRIGAQSGLGCNSFRYRR; from the exons ATGGGCTCCTTCTCCACCATCATGGCGagcttcctcctctttctggcATTTCAGCTCCAAGGGCAAACCAGAGCTAACCCCGTGTATGGCTCTGTGTCCAACGGAGACCTGATGGATTTCAAG aATTTGCTGGATCGTTTGGAGGACAAGATGCCTTTAGAAGATGAGGTGATGCCCCCACAAGTACTAAGTGATCAGAGTGAGGAAGAGAGGGCAGCTCTCAGCCCCCTCCCTGAGGTGCCTCCCTGGACCGGGGAGGTCAATCCAGCCCAGAGAGATGGGGGTGCCCTTGGGCGGGGCTCCTGGGACTCCTCCGACAGATCTGCCCTCCTGAAAAGCAAGCTGAGGGCACTGCTCGCTGCTCCTCGGAGCCTACGGAGGTCCAGCTGCTTCGGGGGCAGGATGGACAGGATTGGAGCCCAGAGTGGACTGGGCTGCAACAGCTTCCGG TACCGAAGATAA